One part of the Halopenitus persicus genome encodes these proteins:
- a CDS encoding DUF7260 family protein has protein sequence MSVETAVHVAFDRVDAETDRVDSLKPAFGRFDARVRDLEPVGGRSSSSTGPTRLADGGIAAAHHHSRQSGSPGTADDAAGSDRRIRTIRNAFARTVLSARGEGTDASAVAVVRAIRSEFGDEIAVALAPGTDARFTPAVKRAVRSAIATRRAELHAFRDALDRERESLRSARTDVDAVVSWIASADETPLSGLGFEALRDRHETLERHRERCAERLEARQATLGSATGHGAEAGLTHRSLVSHLYAVDGFSTPYPVISTVVRLIDCCESCQRSVRDHLTRRV, from the coding sequence ATGAGCGTCGAGACGGCGGTTCACGTGGCGTTCGACCGCGTCGACGCCGAGACCGACCGCGTCGACTCGTTGAAACCTGCCTTCGGCCGGTTCGACGCGCGGGTCCGCGATCTCGAACCGGTCGGCGGTCGGTCGTCCTCGTCAACGGGGCCGACGCGGCTGGCCGACGGCGGGATCGCCGCGGCGCATCACCATAGTCGTCAGTCGGGTAGCCCCGGAACGGCCGACGATGCCGCGGGATCGGATCGCCGAATCAGAACGATTCGCAACGCGTTCGCGAGGACGGTACTGTCGGCCCGCGGTGAGGGGACCGACGCGTCCGCCGTGGCGGTCGTCCGGGCGATCCGCTCGGAGTTCGGAGACGAGATCGCGGTCGCCCTCGCGCCCGGCACTGACGCCCGGTTCACTCCCGCCGTCAAGCGTGCCGTTCGGTCGGCCATCGCCACGCGGCGTGCGGAGCTTCACGCGTTCCGTGACGCCCTCGATCGGGAACGTGAGTCGCTTCGATCGGCGCGGACGGACGTCGACGCGGTCGTCTCCTGGATCGCCAGTGCGGACGAGACGCCGCTGTCCGGGCTCGGGTTCGAGGCGCTCCGGGACCGTCACGAGACCCTCGAACGTCACCGCGAACGCTGTGCGGAGCGTCTCGAAGCGCGGCAGGCGACGCTCGGGTCCGCGACCGGCCACGGCGCCGAGGCCGGTCTCACGCATCGATCGCTCGTCTCCCATCTCTACGCTGTCGATGGCTTCTCGACGCCGTACCCGGTCATCTCGACCGTCGTCCGGCTGATCGACTGCTGTGAGTCGTGCCAGCGCTCGGTTCGTGACCACCTCACGCGGAGGGTCTGA
- a CDS encoding radical SAM protein, which yields MISKGCEQCAKGGKMVLFVYGYCDQRDCFYCPLGEKRKNVTDVYANERLVEDDEDVITEAKRMDALGTSITGGEPQEALEKTCRYLRLLKDEFGEDHHTHLYTGITGGRENMRRLSEAGLDEIRFHPPLELWGDLHGTEWEEILHIAREEGLTPAFEIPGIRAEPEFIEFLDEGAAEFCNVNEFEMSDGNYRRMQEEGFELQEGHMSAVEGSKDEAIVAEMASHEKVYFCTSVFKDAAQHRNRLKRMAKNVRREFDEVTDDGTLVYGKTYTDPGRFEALGVPEEFYTVKSNHVEVAWWLLEEMIEEGDLDDGEIVEQYPTVDGTVVERTPVA from the coding sequence ATGATATCGAAGGGCTGTGAACAGTGCGCCAAGGGCGGGAAGATGGTCCTGTTCGTCTACGGCTACTGTGACCAGCGGGACTGTTTCTACTGCCCGCTCGGCGAGAAGCGCAAGAACGTCACCGACGTCTACGCCAACGAGCGCCTCGTGGAGGACGACGAGGACGTCATCACCGAGGCCAAGCGGATGGACGCGCTGGGGACCTCGATCACCGGCGGGGAACCCCAGGAGGCCCTCGAGAAGACCTGCCGATACCTGCGGCTGTTGAAGGACGAGTTCGGCGAGGACCACCACACGCACTTATATACCGGCATCACCGGCGGTCGGGAGAACATGCGCCGCCTGAGCGAGGCGGGCCTCGACGAGATCCGCTTTCACCCGCCGCTGGAGCTGTGGGGCGACCTCCACGGAACCGAGTGGGAGGAGATCCTCCACATCGCCCGCGAGGAGGGACTCACGCCGGCCTTCGAGATCCCCGGCATCCGCGCGGAGCCGGAGTTCATCGAGTTCCTGGACGAGGGCGCCGCTGAGTTCTGCAACGTCAACGAGTTCGAAATGAGCGACGGCAACTACCGGCGGATGCAGGAGGAGGGCTTCGAGCTTCAGGAGGGCCACATGTCCGCGGTCGAGGGCTCGAAGGACGAGGCGATCGTCGCCGAGATGGCGAGCCACGAGAAGGTCTACTTCTGCACCTCCGTGTTCAAGGACGCGGCACAACACCGGAACCGCCTCAAACGGATGGCGAAGAACGTCCGCCGGGAGTTCGACGAGGTCACCGACGACGGAACGCTCGTCTACGGGAAGACGTACACCGACCCGGGCCGTTTCGAGGCCCTGGGCGTTCCCGAGGAGTTCTACACGGTCAAATCGAACCACGTCGAGGTCGCCTGGTGGCTCCTCGAGGAGATGATCGAGGAGGGCGACCTCGACGACGGGGAGATCGTCGAACAGTATCCGACGGTCGACGGGACCGTCGTCGAGCGCACGCCGGTCGCGTAG
- the pyrE gene encoding orotate phosphoribosyltransferase — MDETETRSGSTDETADLIAALRAADAVRFGEFELSHGGTSDYYVDKYLFETDPECLRLIAAAFADRLADVDAKLAGVALGAVPLVAVTAAEIDRPYVIARKQAKEYGTGNRIEGRLADGEEVVVLEDIATTGRSALDAVEALRDAGAVVDRVLVVVDRQEGAAELLADHDVELESLVNASQLLADADRNDG, encoded by the coding sequence ATGGACGAGACGGAGACGCGATCCGGTTCGACGGACGAGACGGCCGACCTCATCGCCGCGCTGCGTGCGGCCGACGCCGTGCGGTTCGGCGAGTTCGAGCTCTCCCACGGCGGCACGAGCGACTACTACGTCGACAAGTACCTCTTCGAGACGGACCCCGAGTGTCTCCGGCTGATCGCGGCCGCCTTCGCCGACCGCCTCGCCGACGTCGACGCGAAGCTCGCCGGCGTCGCCCTGGGCGCCGTGCCGCTCGTGGCGGTCACGGCGGCCGAGATCGACCGCCCCTACGTCATCGCCCGCAAGCAGGCCAAGGAGTACGGCACCGGCAACCGGATCGAAGGGCGGCTGGCCGACGGCGAGGAGGTCGTCGTTCTCGAGGACATCGCGACGACCGGCCGGTCGGCGCTCGACGCCGTCGAGGCGCTGCGCGATGCGGGCGCGGTCGTCGACCGCGTCCTCGTCGTCGTGGACCGACAGGAGGGCGCCGCGGAGCTGCTCGCCGACCACGACGTCGAACTCGAGTCGCTCGTGAACGCCTCGCAGCTGCTGGCCGACGCCGACCGTAACGACGGATAA
- a CDS encoding archaemetzincin family Zn-dependent metalloprotease produces the protein MLVDIVPVGGVSARVKREASSALRSVYDCEVTVHDEQSIPASAYDDGRDQYRAEDLIETVSRVGGGEKNIGITARDLFYRRRNYVFGLAYLNGNGSVISTYRLQTSSDGGITSKPQREVVDDRVRKEVVHEIGHTLGLEHCDNSKCVMSFSPTVREVDVKEENLCGSCSRSIR, from the coding sequence ATGCTCGTGGACATCGTTCCGGTCGGGGGGGTTTCCGCGCGAGTCAAACGGGAGGCCTCGAGCGCGCTACGGTCGGTATACGACTGTGAGGTGACCGTACACGACGAGCAGTCGATCCCGGCGTCCGCCTACGACGACGGCCGCGACCAGTACCGCGCGGAGGACCTGATCGAGACCGTGAGCCGCGTCGGGGGCGGCGAGAAGAACATCGGGATCACCGCGCGGGATCTGTTCTACCGCCGCCGGAACTACGTCTTCGGGCTCGCATACCTCAACGGAAACGGGTCGGTCATCTCGACCTACCGGCTCCAGACCTCCTCCGACGGCGGGATCACCTCCAAGCCACAGCGCGAGGTCGTCGACGACCGGGTCCGCAAGGAGGTCGTCCACGAGATCGGCCACACCCTCGGACTGGAACACTGCGACAACAGCAAGTGCGTGATGTCCTTCTCGCCGACCGTCCGGGAGGTCGACGTCAAGGAGGAGAACCTCTGTGGCTCCTGTTCGCGATCGATTCGCTGA
- a CDS encoding UPF0146 family protein: MTGSDPPPIVAVVAELLARDSPVADAASPLGSAAEGGTVVEVGIGDRHDAARALANAGHDVIAIDVTERDVPSGVRFIQADVHALADGSASLIDGSTSPVDGAATTADDRGDDPSTPAVGDPSTPAVDVVYARNLPAEIQPAAARFAGRIDAPLAFTTLGFEVPSPSLPPTLVRRSAGSETVFVLAD, encoded by the coding sequence GTGACCGGATCCGATCCGCCGCCGATCGTCGCCGTCGTCGCCGAGCTCCTCGCCCGCGACTCGCCGGTCGCGGACGCCGCGTCGCCCCTCGGATCGGCCGCCGAGGGTGGAACCGTCGTCGAGGTCGGGATCGGCGATCGCCACGACGCGGCCCGCGCGCTCGCGAACGCTGGACACGACGTGATCGCGATCGACGTCACGGAGCGGGACGTTCCCTCCGGGGTCCGGTTCATTCAAGCGGACGTGCACGCCCTCGCCGACGGATCGGCGTCCCTCATCGATGGGTCGACGTCTCCGGTCGACGGGGCGGCGACCACCGCGGACGACCGCGGGGACGATCCCTCGACTCCGGCGGTGGGTGATCCCTCGACTCCGGCGGTCGACGTCGTCTACGCGCGGAACCTCCCGGCGGAGATCCAGCCCGCGGCCGCCCGGTTCGCGGGCCGGATCGACGCTCCGCTCGCGTTCACGACGCTCGGATTCGAGGTGCCCTCCCCGTCTCTTCCCCCCACGCTCGTGCGTCGATCGGCAGGATCGGAGACCGTCTTCGTTCTCGCGGACTGA
- a CDS encoding DUF373 family protein translates to MLLVLCVDLDDDLGRKAGTDTPVIGRDAVTEAAVALATVDPEDSDVNVLFQGITVHDELVATSDEEVAVAAVTGVDGSDVQANRKVGEEVDRVLAELSSGEEISAIVITDGAQDESVLPVIRSRLPVDGVRRVVVRQAQNLESMYYTMKQVLADPETRGTILVPLGILLLIYPLVVLANLFDVAGAMVLGIISALLGLYSLFRGLGLESAVDTTADRVRNVLYAGRVTLITYVVALALLVIGGVQGYETFETVRATIAPEDPMPVGPAVAALVHGAVQWLAAAGITSSLGQITDEYLAGQFRWRYLNAPVYVVSIAAVLYALSGFFLPPVAGVRSFLLGDLALVLTAGTLLGVLSTLTFAVAESRTEDRPADPA, encoded by the coding sequence ATGCTGCTCGTCCTCTGTGTCGACCTCGACGACGACCTCGGCCGGAAGGCGGGAACCGACACTCCCGTCATCGGCCGCGACGCGGTCACCGAGGCCGCGGTCGCGCTCGCGACGGTCGACCCGGAGGACTCGGACGTCAACGTTCTCTTTCAGGGGATCACCGTTCACGACGAGCTGGTCGCCACGAGCGACGAGGAGGTGGCCGTCGCGGCCGTCACCGGCGTCGACGGGTCGGACGTCCAGGCCAATCGGAAGGTCGGCGAGGAGGTCGACCGGGTGCTCGCGGAGCTGTCCAGCGGCGAGGAGATCAGCGCGATCGTCATCACCGACGGCGCCCAGGACGAGTCCGTCCTCCCGGTGATCCGGTCCCGGCTGCCGGTCGACGGCGTGCGCCGCGTCGTCGTTCGGCAGGCCCAGAATCTGGAGTCGATGTACTACACGATGAAGCAGGTGCTTGCGGATCCCGAGACGCGCGGGACCATCCTCGTCCCGCTCGGCATCCTGCTGCTCATCTATCCGCTCGTCGTCCTGGCGAACCTCTTCGACGTCGCCGGCGCGATGGTTCTCGGGATCATCTCCGCCCTGCTGGGCCTGTACTCGCTGTTTCGCGGCCTCGGGCTCGAATCCGCCGTCGACACGACGGCCGACCGCGTCCGGAACGTCCTCTACGCCGGCCGCGTGACGCTCATCACCTACGTCGTCGCGCTCGCGCTGTTGGTGATCGGCGGCGTCCAGGGGTACGAGACCTTCGAGACCGTCCGCGCGACGATCGCCCCCGAGGACCCGATGCCCGTCGGTCCCGCGGTCGCCGCGCTCGTCCACGGGGCCGTCCAGTGGCTCGCCGCCGCGGGGATCACCTCCAGCCTCGGCCAGATCACCGACGAGTACCTCGCCGGCCAGTTCCGCTGGCGGTATCTCAACGCGCCCGTCTACGTGGTGTCGATCGCCGCCGTCCTTTACGCGCTGTCGGGCTTTTTCCTCCCGCCGGTCGCCGGCGTGCGGTCGTTCCTGCTCGGCGACCTCGCCCTCGTGCTCACGGCCGGCACGCTGTTGGGCGTGTTGAGCACGCTCACCTTCGCCGTCGCCGAGTCGCGGACCGAGGACCGGCCCGCGGATCCGGCCTGA
- a CDS encoding DUF7552 domain-containing protein, which produces MIAETLADIRRRIESLASDDGRYYLACARTGDRPTPVAGLAFESRETAARAARACQRYRESLRQYDESVPYRDLVVHERHAAVPADSGSDARDAGTADSDATDVAATDAGVHDSDAIDPDATDTGTAGDRR; this is translated from the coding sequence ATGATTGCCGAGACGCTCGCCGACATCCGCCGGCGGATCGAATCGCTCGCCAGCGACGACGGTCGATACTACCTCGCCTGCGCTCGAACCGGCGATCGGCCGACGCCCGTCGCGGGACTCGCCTTCGAGAGCCGTGAGACGGCGGCTCGAGCAGCTCGGGCGTGTCAGCGATACCGGGAATCGCTCCGGCAGTACGACGAGTCGGTCCCGTACCGGGACCTCGTCGTCCACGAACGCCACGCCGCGGTCCCCGCTGATTCCGGATCCGACGCACGCGATGCCGGCACAGCCGATTCCGATGCGACCGATGTCGCCGCAACTGATGCCGGTGTCCACGATTCCGACGCAATCGATCCCGACGCAACCGATACCGGCACGGCCGGTGATCGGCGATGA
- a CDS encoding secondary thiamine-phosphate synthase enzyme YjbQ produces the protein MTFSIETDGPTAVHDVTDRVEAAVPADADGLVTVFVRHTTAGVVVNEPESRLLDDLEAFLEELVSEEGWKHDRLDGNADAHLRATLLGESVTVPVSDGALDLGRWQAVLLVDCDGPRTRSIDVLVH, from the coding sequence ATGACCTTCTCCATCGAGACGGACGGCCCCACCGCGGTGCACGACGTCACCGACCGAGTCGAGGCCGCGGTCCCGGCGGACGCAGACGGGCTCGTGACCGTTTTCGTCCGGCACACGACCGCCGGCGTCGTCGTCAACGAGCCGGAATCGCGGCTGCTCGACGACCTCGAGGCGTTCCTCGAGGAGCTGGTGTCCGAGGAGGGCTGGAAACACGACCGGCTCGACGGCAACGCGGACGCCCACCTGCGTGCGACGCTGCTCGGCGAGAGCGTCACGGTTCCCGTCTCGGACGGCGCGCTCGACCTCGGTCGCTGGCAGGCGGTCCTCCTCGTGGACTGTGACGGACCGCGAACGCGGTCGATCGACGTGCTCGTGCACTGA
- the npdG gene encoding NADPH-dependent F420 reductase, with translation MRISILGGTGDVGEGLALRWAFHSNHDVVIGSRDAEKAHAKADEYETELDSRGVDVTINGFENGMAADRGDVIVLAVPPYHVGDTVESIAGKLDDDDVLVSPAVGMKREEEGFRYHRPGAGSVTRIAADAAPDDVSVVGAFHNLAAGRLANLDADLGIDTLILGDDEDAKDIVRMLAEDIDGLRALDAGGIANAPEVESITPLLVTLAMHNDRLHDLGVRFS, from the coding sequence ATGCGAATCTCCATCCTCGGCGGCACCGGCGACGTCGGCGAAGGCCTGGCGCTCCGGTGGGCGTTCCACTCGAACCACGACGTCGTCATCGGCTCCCGTGACGCCGAGAAGGCGCACGCGAAGGCCGACGAGTACGAAACCGAGCTCGACAGCCGCGGCGTCGACGTCACGATCAACGGCTTCGAAAACGGGATGGCGGCCGACCGCGGGGACGTGATCGTCCTCGCGGTCCCGCCGTACCACGTCGGCGACACGGTCGAATCGATCGCCGGAAAGCTCGACGACGACGACGTGCTCGTCTCCCCGGCGGTCGGGATGAAACGCGAGGAGGAGGGGTTCCGCTATCACCGCCCCGGTGCGGGCAGCGTCACGCGGATCGCCGCCGACGCCGCGCCCGATGACGTGTCCGTCGTCGGCGCGTTCCACAACCTCGCCGCGGGTCGGCTCGCGAACCTCGACGCCGACCTCGGGATCGATACCCTGATCCTCGGCGACGACGAGGACGCGAAGGACATCGTCCGGATGCTCGCGGAGGACATCGACGGGCTCCGCGCGCTCGACGCCGGGGGGATCGCCAACGCCCCCGAGGTCGAGTCGATCACGCCCCTGCTCGTCACCCTCGCGATGCACAACGACCGACTCCACGACCTCGGCGTCCGGTTCTCCTAG
- a CDS encoding TIGR01548 family HAD-type hydrolase, producing MQVDAVVLDIDGVLVDVADSYRRAIVESIDRVYGATIAREDVQPFKDAGGFNNDWELTDAAALYVLADRRDPGIDPTVPDFADRVAAAGGGLAGAKDVLADALDAAAWDAVQEEWDPDRLRDVFQALYLGTDLYRDLEGGDPPIEADGYIHDEPVLVDPGTIDALQKRFDVGVVTGRPAAEAEIALDRVGLDLPEIHRFTMDDWAEGKPHPAALVTLADRFEATTVAFVGDTLDDVRTARNADETDSDRVYYGIGVLTGGLTGESGRRKYVDAGADAVVDDVNALPELLE from the coding sequence ATGCAGGTCGACGCAGTCGTGCTGGACATCGACGGGGTGCTCGTGGACGTCGCCGACTCCTACCGGCGGGCGATCGTGGAGTCGATCGACCGCGTCTACGGCGCGACGATCGCCCGCGAGGACGTCCAGCCGTTCAAGGACGCCGGCGGGTTCAACAACGACTGGGAGCTGACTGACGCCGCGGCGCTGTACGTGCTCGCCGATCGTCGCGATCCCGGGATCGACCCCACGGTCCCCGACTTCGCCGACCGCGTCGCCGCGGCCGGTGGCGGGCTCGCGGGCGCGAAGGACGTGCTCGCGGACGCGCTCGACGCCGCGGCCTGGGACGCGGTTCAGGAGGAGTGGGACCCCGACCGGCTCCGGGACGTGTTCCAAGCGCTGTATCTCGGCACCGACCTGTACCGCGATCTCGAGGGGGGCGATCCCCCGATCGAGGCTGACGGATACATCCACGACGAACCGGTGCTCGTCGACCCTGGCACCATCGACGCCCTGCAGAAGCGCTTCGACGTCGGGGTGGTCACCGGCCGACCGGCCGCCGAGGCCGAGATCGCCCTCGACCGCGTCGGGCTCGACCTCCCCGAGATCCACCGGTTCACGATGGACGACTGGGCGGAGGGCAAGCCGCACCCCGCCGCGCTCGTCACCCTCGCCGACCGGTTCGAGGCGACGACCGTGGCCTTCGTCGGCGACACGCTCGACGACGTCCGGACCGCCCGCAACGCCGACGAGACCGATTCCGATCGCGTCTACTACGGGATCGGCGTGTTGACCGGCGGACTGACCGGCGAGTCCGGCCGGCGAAAGTACGTCGACGCCGGCGCCGACGCCGTGGTCGACGACGTGAACGCGCTGCCCGAGCTGCTCGAGTAA